From one Plantibacter flavus genomic stretch:
- a CDS encoding esterase/lipase family protein, with the protein MADAIVLVSGGAAVTPFTSPDHAAGSGLAAGNTLTALRAHLLGREVPVFTAPARIGAGEVHEDTGWQGFADVPIALPAAVTVNAVGGIDAGGTSLGAFLRWLSEEHGFAGVDLVAHSMGGLFSRAAIRELRDSGPSIGRLVTLGTPWEGSLLGDVLTGEVSVHDAHGDAGTATILERSRGYAAEHSQGAADEVSRRFLREWNTTQLGFLDDVAVTAVGAGHFHTAAEPRQLWPHDGLVALRSARADDVPVDVLPRVVRRSFEDDVHSIFFADAFDLPWERALTWDPEVFAVVDEALAF; encoded by the coding sequence ATGGCCGATGCGATCGTCCTCGTGTCAGGGGGTGCGGCCGTGACCCCGTTCACGAGTCCGGACCATGCCGCCGGCTCCGGCCTCGCCGCCGGGAACACCCTCACCGCGCTGCGTGCCCACCTGCTCGGGCGGGAGGTTCCGGTCTTCACGGCACCGGCACGCATCGGTGCCGGTGAGGTGCACGAGGACACGGGTTGGCAGGGGTTCGCCGACGTCCCGATCGCGCTTCCCGCCGCGGTGACCGTCAACGCCGTCGGTGGGATCGACGCCGGCGGGACAAGCCTGGGCGCGTTCCTGCGGTGGCTGTCCGAGGAACACGGCTTCGCGGGCGTCGACCTCGTCGCCCACTCCATGGGCGGTCTCTTCTCTCGTGCCGCGATCCGCGAGCTGCGCGACTCCGGCCCGTCGATCGGCCGGCTGGTCACCCTCGGCACCCCCTGGGAGGGGTCGCTCCTCGGCGACGTGCTCACCGGCGAGGTCTCGGTCCACGACGCCCACGGCGATGCGGGGACCGCGACGATCCTCGAGCGGTCGAGGGGCTATGCCGCCGAGCATTCACAGGGCGCTGCCGACGAGGTCTCACGCCGGTTCCTGCGCGAGTGGAACACGACGCAGCTCGGGTTCCTCGACGACGTCGCCGTCACCGCGGTCGGTGCGGGTCACTTCCACACGGCAGCCGAGCCTCGGCAGCTCTGGCCACACGACGGCCTGGTGGCCCTGCGAAGCGCCCGAGCCGACGACGTCCCGGTCGACGTCCTCCCCCGCGTGGTCCGCCGTTCCTTCGAAGACGACGTCCACAGCATCTTCTTCGCCGACGCCTTCGACCTCCCATGGGAGCGCGCGCTCACCTGGGATCCCGAGGTCTTCGCCGTGGTCGACGAGGCGCTCGCGTTCTGA
- a CDS encoding allantoate amidohydrolase, translating into MNRDTVVSLLDEIAGIGLDARRGGYSRPVYSTAELELREWFVGQAERRGLDVDIDGNGVIRAWWHVPSRSTAGAVVTGSHLDSVPGGGAYDGPLGVASALVAIDHLRSRGFEPAKPIVVAVFPEEEGSRFGVACLGSRLLTGAISPERALALRDVEGDTFAEVLARNGVDPRGVGPDPAGLGAIDAFVELHVEQGRALVDLDRPVAIGSSILGHGRWRVSIRGEGNHAGTTLMQDRRDPLVAAARMITEIRTIGLATPDARATVGRVFPWPGGTNVIASSVDFWIDVRHPDDTVTAAIVAAITDRLSLIAAEEGCMAAITEESFSATTDFDPLLRGRLERMLPEAPVLGTGAGHDAGVLASHAPSAMLFVRNPTGVSHSPEEYAEDADAEAGAVALADVLEGLAVGVGTT; encoded by the coding sequence GTGAACCGCGACACCGTGGTCTCCCTCCTGGACGAGATCGCGGGGATCGGTCTGGATGCGCGTCGGGGAGGCTACTCGCGGCCCGTCTACTCCACGGCCGAACTCGAGCTGCGGGAGTGGTTCGTCGGTCAGGCCGAGCGCCGTGGCCTCGACGTGGACATCGACGGGAACGGGGTCATCCGCGCCTGGTGGCATGTGCCGTCCCGTTCGACGGCGGGTGCGGTGGTCACCGGGAGCCATCTCGATTCGGTCCCCGGCGGTGGCGCCTACGACGGACCACTCGGGGTCGCATCGGCGTTGGTCGCGATCGATCACCTGCGCTCGCGTGGCTTCGAGCCGGCCAAGCCGATCGTCGTCGCGGTCTTCCCGGAGGAGGAAGGCTCGCGCTTCGGCGTCGCTTGCCTCGGCTCACGGCTCCTCACCGGTGCGATCAGTCCGGAGCGGGCCCTGGCCCTGCGCGACGTGGAGGGCGACACCTTCGCCGAGGTCCTCGCACGCAATGGTGTCGATCCGCGGGGTGTGGGGCCCGATCCGGCCGGGCTCGGAGCGATCGACGCGTTCGTCGAGCTCCACGTCGAGCAGGGGCGGGCACTGGTCGACCTCGATCGCCCGGTCGCGATCGGCTCGAGCATCCTGGGGCATGGACGGTGGCGGGTGTCGATCCGCGGTGAAGGAAATCATGCGGGGACGACGCTCATGCAGGATCGACGGGACCCGCTCGTCGCGGCTGCGCGGATGATCACCGAGATCCGCACGATCGGACTGGCGACGCCTGACGCTCGGGCGACCGTCGGCCGGGTTTTTCCGTGGCCGGGAGGCACGAACGTGATCGCGTCGAGCGTGGACTTCTGGATCGACGTCCGCCATCCCGACGACACCGTGACCGCCGCGATCGTGGCGGCGATCACCGATCGCCTGTCGCTCATCGCAGCGGAGGAGGGATGCATGGCCGCGATCACCGAGGAGTCGTTCAGCGCCACGACCGACTTCGACCCGTTGCTCCGCGGGCGCCTCGAACGGATGCTGCCGGAGGCGCCCGTGCTCGGTACCGGCGCGGGGCACGACGCCGGAGTGCTCGCGTCCCACGCGCCGTCCGCGATGCTCTTCGTCCGGAACCCGACCGGCGTCTCCCATTCGCCGGAGGAGTACGCCGAGGACGCCGACGCGGAGGCCGGTGCGGTGGCGCTCGCGGACGTCCTGGAGGGACTGGCGGTCGGCGTCGGGACCACCTGA
- a CDS encoding DUF4396 domain-containing protein produces the protein MSDHTHHSHGPAADNATSWRMAASATLHCLTGCAIGEVLGMVIGTGLGLHNLGTVVLSIALAFVFGYALTMRGVLRAGLSWRAAIGVALAADTVSIAVMEIIDNTAMLAIPGAMDAGLTSGLFWGSLVAALALAFIVTTPVNRWLISRGKGHAVVHELHH, from the coding sequence ATGAGCGACCACACCCACCACAGTCACGGCCCAGCAGCCGACAATGCGACCTCCTGGCGGATGGCGGCCAGCGCCACCCTCCACTGCCTCACCGGTTGTGCCATCGGCGAGGTGCTGGGCATGGTGATCGGCACCGGCCTCGGACTGCACAATCTCGGCACCGTGGTGCTCTCGATCGCACTGGCCTTCGTCTTCGGCTACGCGCTCACGATGCGTGGCGTGCTCCGCGCGGGCCTGTCCTGGCGCGCCGCCATCGGTGTCGCGCTGGCCGCGGACACCGTGTCGATCGCGGTCATGGAGATCATCGACAACACCGCGATGCTCGCCATCCCCGGAGCGATGGACGCCGGCCTCACCAGCGGCCTCTTCTGGGGGTCCCTGGTCGCCGCTCTCGCCCTGGCCTTCATCGTCACCACACCGGTCAACCGTTGGTTGATCAGCCGCGGCAAGGGGCACGCCGTCGTCCACGAACTCCACCACTGA
- a CDS encoding FAD-dependent oxidoreductase, which produces MTSVIVVGAGLAGAAAAWRLAQAGQDVTVLERSRPANEWGSSHGSARIFRYAYPEASYTRLVLAAASGWDELGLEYGRPLITRTGALDFGTTRRPEHLASVLAEHGIDHELLSRDEASARWDIGFDTPTLWHPGAGVIDAEQAVMAMLESAVRAGATVLNDWPVERVERTATGYRVLGYGGRAFDAEQVVVAAGGWLPDLLGDLALPGGFLDAFPALEVRQEQAYHFPYRDRIGVDAEGPARSGAVWPTFIHKSARMQVYGLPGGRDAEWRGQKVAEYNGGRRIPSAADHDGVVDDANRRRVVAYVREFLPSLVPEPYAETTCLFTNTPTEDFVIDRVDGITVLAPCSGHGAKFAPLIGEYALALVEGRDTVPAMFRPSLAAVR; this is translated from the coding sequence ATGACCAGCGTCATCGTCGTCGGAGCCGGGCTCGCCGGTGCTGCGGCGGCCTGGCGCCTCGCCCAGGCCGGGCAGGACGTCACCGTCCTCGAGCGGAGTCGTCCGGCCAACGAGTGGGGATCGTCCCACGGATCGGCCCGGATCTTCCGCTACGCCTACCCGGAGGCGTCCTACACCCGTCTCGTCCTCGCGGCGGCATCAGGGTGGGACGAGCTCGGCCTGGAGTACGGGCGTCCACTGATCACGCGGACGGGTGCGCTCGACTTCGGGACGACCCGTCGCCCGGAGCACCTCGCGTCGGTGCTGGCGGAGCACGGCATCGATCATGAGCTGCTCTCCCGAGACGAGGCCAGTGCCCGTTGGGACATCGGCTTCGACACGCCCACCCTGTGGCATCCGGGAGCCGGCGTGATCGACGCGGAGCAGGCGGTGATGGCGATGCTCGAATCCGCCGTCCGCGCCGGAGCCACGGTCCTGAACGACTGGCCGGTCGAGCGGGTCGAGCGGACTGCCACCGGGTACCGGGTGCTCGGGTATGGGGGGAGGGCGTTCGATGCGGAGCAGGTGGTGGTCGCAGCCGGGGGCTGGCTTCCGGACCTGCTCGGCGACCTCGCGCTGCCGGGAGGGTTCCTCGACGCGTTCCCGGCCCTCGAGGTCCGTCAGGAGCAGGCGTATCACTTCCCGTATCGGGACCGGATCGGCGTCGACGCGGAAGGCCCGGCACGATCCGGAGCCGTGTGGCCCACCTTCATCCACAAGTCCGCGCGGATGCAGGTCTACGGGCTCCCCGGAGGCCGCGACGCCGAGTGGCGTGGACAGAAGGTCGCCGAGTACAACGGCGGCAGGCGCATCCCCTCGGCCGCCGATCATGACGGCGTCGTCGACGACGCGAACCGCCGACGGGTCGTCGCCTACGTCCGCGAGTTCCTCCCGAGCCTCGTCCCGGAACCGTATGCGGAGACGACCTGCCTGTTCACGAACACCCCGACGGAGGACTTCGTCATCGACCGGGTCGACGGGATCACGGTCCTGGCGCCCTGCTCCGGCCACGGTGCCAAGTTCGCCCCGCTCATCGGCGAATACGCCCTCGCGCTGGTCGAGGGCCGAGACACTGTGCCGGCGATGTTCCGGCCGAGCCTGGCAGCGGTCCGGTGA
- a CDS encoding ROK family protein — MEATTTERAVEPRSSSITAVLDHAWASSAFTAADIITATGLSRSTAITLSDELIGLGWLTELDDARQAGAAYRKGRPARRYELRIDAGIVVGVDAGAHSITAIAADLRGRELARSHHTVDPAATAEARVDAVDAAIDEAVRQFGTKPLLCIVLGVPAPIDALGRSPEGNVFWDRMNPRLGERIRDRGCAVVTDNDANLAAVAEGAIGAGVGVDSYITVVTGERLGAGYVVDGRLVRGRGRAGELHLLDLVDGVGSSRGIAAILRDWGREYRESGGLPESSQLSRIPVAQVDAQSVLAAADQGDTVALDLVRRMGDRIARMSAILGGLLDVERIVFAGGISPSMSQLLAVASERIPGYMSAEPPQLVASELGADMVAQGAVATAIDDVRRNALRIDLARPVR, encoded by the coding sequence ATGGAAGCGACGACGACGGAGCGGGCAGTGGAGCCGCGCTCCTCCAGCATCACCGCCGTCCTCGATCACGCCTGGGCGTCGTCCGCGTTCACGGCGGCGGACATCATCACCGCCACCGGCTTGTCACGATCGACGGCGATCACGCTCTCCGACGAACTCATCGGACTGGGTTGGCTGACGGAGCTCGATGACGCGCGTCAGGCCGGTGCCGCCTATCGGAAGGGTCGCCCCGCCCGTCGCTACGAGCTGCGCATCGATGCCGGGATCGTCGTCGGTGTCGACGCCGGAGCCCACTCCATCACCGCCATCGCCGCAGACCTGCGCGGTCGGGAACTCGCGAGGTCGCATCACACCGTCGATCCGGCGGCCACCGCTGAGGCACGGGTCGACGCCGTCGACGCGGCGATCGACGAGGCCGTGCGGCAGTTCGGCACGAAGCCGCTGCTCTGCATCGTGCTCGGCGTCCCGGCCCCCATCGACGCGCTCGGGCGGTCCCCCGAGGGCAACGTCTTCTGGGATCGGATGAACCCTCGGCTCGGTGAGCGCATCCGCGACCGCGGCTGCGCGGTCGTCACCGACAACGACGCGAACCTCGCCGCCGTCGCCGAGGGCGCGATCGGTGCCGGCGTCGGCGTCGACTCCTACATCACGGTGGTCACGGGCGAGCGGCTCGGCGCCGGATACGTCGTCGACGGTCGCCTCGTCCGCGGTCGCGGCCGGGCGGGCGAGCTGCACCTCCTAGATCTCGTCGACGGCGTCGGTTCATCGCGAGGCATCGCCGCGATCCTGCGCGATTGGGGTCGCGAGTACCGCGAGAGCGGCGGGCTTCCGGAGAGCAGCCAACTCAGCCGCATACCGGTCGCGCAGGTGGATGCGCAGTCGGTCCTCGCTGCGGCGGACCAGGGCGATACGGTCGCGCTCGACCTGGTGCGCCGGATGGGTGATCGCATCGCGCGGATGAGCGCCATCCTGGGCGGGTTGCTCGACGTGGAGCGCATCGTGTTCGCCGGTGGGATCTCCCCGTCGATGTCACAGCTGCTCGCGGTCGCGTCGGAGCGTATCCCCGGCTACATGAGCGCCGAACCACCCCAGCTCGTCGCGTCGGAACTCGGCGCCGACATGGTGGCGCAGGGCGCGGTTGCGACCGCGATCGACGACGTGCGTCGCAACGCACTGCGGATCGACCTCGCCCGACCAGTACGCTGA